The nucleotide window TGAATATCACCACACGCCCCAAAGGAGCGCCACTGTACGAGACCTGGAGCGAAATTAGCTGGAAGTCACGAATTTTTGTTTGAAAAAAAGATGAGTCGGAAACTTACTCTTCAATTATCCTAGTCCAAAAAAGGCGAAGAGTCCAGCCGAAAAAGCAAAAACGCATACGCCTTGAAATACTTCAAAGCCTACTTATTGGCTGGTTTCTTCACTATTCATATTTCAGGCAATGGCCTGATATGGACCGCCCCCGGCCCATGTCGGCGTATGCTCGCGTGTTCTGGCCAGTATGTATGCTGGCCTAGTTTTTGTCACTGGTGGCGCTGGGCGCGTCTTCCGGTGTATTTTTTTTGCGTGGCTGCGCCGTCTTTCTGGCAACGCGCAGTGCGCTGTCCAACCCCTTGTCAGCAAAAGCGAACAGGGTATCCAGAGCCGCAGACATGCTTTGCTGCGTGCGCTCGGCGTCTTCGCCCTGCGGCCGTCCCAGCACCCAGTTGGTCACGTCACCCTTGTGGGGCGGCCGCCCGATGCCTATCCGCAGACGGTAGAAGTCCGGTGTGCCCAGAAGTTCTGTGATGGATTTGAGCCCATTATGCCCGGCGTTGCCTCCGCCAAGCTTGAAGCGCAGCTCTCCTGCCGCGATGTCCAGCTCGTCATGAGCTACCACAAGATCAGAAGGGCGCAACTTGTGCCAGGCCAGAAGGGGCTGCACACTTTGCCCGCTGAGATTCATATAGGTTTGCGGCTTGGCGGCCAGCCATAGGCCGTCGAGCTGATTCAGCCGTATGCGCCACAGTTCGCACGAAAATTTGTTGCCATTAAGCGATTCCGCCGAACCCTGGCGCTGGGCCATGTCCACAAGGGCATCCACCAGAGCAAAGCCGCAATTGTGCCTGGTGCCTTCGTAACGGGAACCCGGATTGCCCAGGCCCACCAGAACGCCATTATAGTCCATAGCGTGCGCCTCCCTGCGTGTGACGCGTCTTTTCCAGTTGTAGTGGCAAACCCAGGCCTGCACAGGCCGCGGCGGCGTGACGCGCGATAAACCGACACAGTGGGGGATTCATAGCAGCCAAATGGCCGCCGCCTGGCAGCCAGAAGAGTTTTTTTACAGGAGCCTCTAGCTGTTCAAAAGTGGCCTTGGTGGTCTCTGAAGTGAACAGGGCGTCATTGATGGCGCTGAAAAAATAAAGGGGGCAGTGCATTTTGTTGGCTACCCTTGCTGAAAACAGGCTGGACAAAAAGCTCAGAGGGTAGGTCAGGCGAGAATACCTTCTGTTGTAAATAATGCGCCTTGCTCCAGATGTTATGCGCCTTACGGACAAATAACTCAGCAGGGGCAGAGGAAGGCGAGGCAGCCAGCGGGCAACAGCGTTTATGCGCGCCGTGAGTTCTCGCCGTTTGTTTTTCCAGCGCCTGAACCGCGTCAGCTCGATGGCGTCATCGTTTTGGGGCAATATGGCAGTAATGGGGAATGCAGCCGTAAGCCCTTGTGAGGCCGCCGCATGCGCCAAGGTCAGAATACCACCCTGGCTGTGCCCGCAGACAGCAATGGCGTTGTGCCCTTGTTGCCGCAGCCATTGCTCCGCAGCAAGCCCGTCCTGCAGCAGATCGGCAAAAGTGAAGCCTGTCCAATGATTGTTGCGGCCATGCCCGGTGAGATGCAGCGCAGCAACCGCAAAGCCAGCCTCATGCAGCGCCGCAAGAAGAGGGCGGTACTGTACGGGGGACAGCATGGTGCCGGGATAAAACAATATGACCCCGGCATTCTGCTTGGGCCAGAATTCCAGGCTTGCCTTGCTGCCCTGTGGGCGCAAAGAATGGTAGGTCACATCGGGAAGTGGCATATCTGGTATGGGTGGCTTCAACAGTCGATCGGCAGGCATGTCAATCATACCTGCTCCAGAGCATTGCAACTATGAAAAAGTTTCAACTCTCTGACATTGCACGAAAATGCAGCGCGCCGCAACGCGGCATGCGTTCTGCCGGACATTGTCCTTTTGGCAGAAGACAACTTTGAAATGCGACGTATTCCAAAGTCAATCTGCTCTAAAGGGCAGAATGCCTATATCACGCTTGGAGCACAAGGCTTTGGAGCGTGAATTTTTTGCGCCGTCAGCATGCAAAAATTCCAAAAACGAGGCCGGTTCCGCAAGGAACCGGCCATATATAAGGCGAAATGACCGTAACCGGGCATGCCGGCTTACAGGCCGCTGGCAAACTTAAGCGTCTTTGCCTTCAGCTTCTTCGTCCTTGCCCTTGGAGATGACGCTGACCAGAGCAAAGTTCTGATCAAAGATGGCATGCACGTTTTCGGGCAGCTTGAGATCAGAGACGGTGATGGTGTCGTTGATGCCCATATCGGTCACGTCAACGGTGATCTTCTGGGGCATGGCCAAAGGCTTGCTGCACAGGCGCACGATTTCGCGGTAGGTTTCAAGGCGGCCGCCAAGCTTCACGCCGCGCGAGGTACCCACGAATTCCACGGGCACGTCAACGGTGACTTCCTTGTCCAGATCAACGCCGTAGAAGTCGATGTGGGTGAAAGCGCGCTTGTAGGGGTGAAACTGCACCTGCCAGATGAGCACAGGATGCATGGTCTTCTGGCCGTTGTCCTCGATTTCGAGGTTGAACACCGTGGTGTGGCCCATTTCACCGTAGATCTTTTCAAGGGGCAGTGCGGGAGCCTGCACGGAAATGTTCTCGCCAGTGGCGGTGTAGAACACGCCAGGAATCAGTTTCTCGGCACGCAGGCGGCCGCTGGGGCCCTTGCCGCAGGCTTCGCGCTTCTGCACGCTCAAAGTCTTTTCAATATTCATGGTCCACTCCTTGGCTTACCGCCGCCTGATACGTGCGGAAAAGTTCTTTACTGTAAACTTGCCATTCCCTTGCGGGATTATGCCGTGCGGTCATGCGCGAAGGCTTTGAGCCGACGGTTTTTTGCTAAACAAAC belongs to Desulfovibrio intestinalis and includes:
- the pth gene encoding aminoacyl-tRNA hydrolase, yielding MDYNGVLVGLGNPGSRYEGTRHNCGFALVDALVDMAQRQGSAESLNGNKFSCELWRIRLNQLDGLWLAAKPQTYMNLSGQSVQPLLAWHKLRPSDLVVAHDELDIAAGELRFKLGGGNAGHNGLKSITELLGTPDFYRLRIGIGRPPHKGDVTNWVLGRPQGEDAERTQQSMSAALDTLFAFADKGLDSALRVARKTAQPRKKNTPEDAPSATSDKN
- a CDS encoding alpha/beta hydrolase, with amino-acid sequence MIDMPADRLLKPPIPDMPLPDVTYHSLRPQGSKASLEFWPKQNAGVILFYPGTMLSPVQYRPLLAALHEAGFAVAALHLTGHGRNNHWTGFTFADLLQDGLAAEQWLRQQGHNAIAVCGHSQGGILTLAHAAASQGLTAAFPITAILPQNDDAIELTRFRRWKNKRRELTARINAVARWLPRLPLPLLSYLSVRRITSGARRIIYNRRYSRLTYPLSFLSSLFSARVANKMHCPLYFFSAINDALFTSETTKATFEQLEAPVKKLFWLPGGGHLAAMNPPLCRFIARHAAAACAGLGLPLQLEKTRHTQGGARYGL
- a CDS encoding 50S ribosomal protein L25/general stress protein Ctc, coding for MNIEKTLSVQKREACGKGPSGRLRAEKLIPGVFYTATGENISVQAPALPLEKIYGEMGHTTVFNLEIEDNGQKTMHPVLIWQVQFHPYKRAFTHIDFYGVDLDKEVTVDVPVEFVGTSRGVKLGGRLETYREIVRLCSKPLAMPQKITVDVTDMGINDTITVSDLKLPENVHAIFDQNFALVSVISKGKDEEAEGKDA